One window of Oncorhynchus masou masou isolate Uvic2021 chromosome 33, UVic_Omas_1.1, whole genome shotgun sequence genomic DNA carries:
- the tmem240a gene encoding transmembrane protein 240, translated as MHMITTTMIFMILGASVVMAIACLMDMNALLDRFHNYILPHLRGEDRVCHCNCGRHHVHYVIPYNGDHSLVDSSENYFVSDSVTKQEMDLMLGLLLGFCISWLLLWLDGVLHCAVRAWRASRYYDTPSWSWLPSFCNLRDLRRRAQLRQLEDSSGNMVHIKQKLYHNGHPSPRHL; from the exons atgcatATGATCACAACCACCATGATTTTTATGATTCTTGGCGCTTCAGTTGTAATG GCGATAGCCTGTTTAATGGACATGAACGCACTACTGGATCGCTTTCACAACTACATCTTACCGCATTTACGAGGGGAAGACCGCGTCTGTCATTGCAACTGTGGAAG GCATCATGTCCACTACGTGATCCCATACAATGGGGACCATTCTCTGGTGGACTCGTCGGAGAACTACTTTGTGAGTGACAGCGTGACCAAGCAGGAGATGGACCTGATGCTGGGGCTGCTGCTGGGATTCTGTATCAGCTGGCTCCTGCTGTGGCTGGACGGAGTGCTGCACTGTGCTGTCAGGGCATGGAGAGCCAGTCGCTACTATG ACACCCCTTCTTGGTCATGGCTCCCCTCATTCTGCAACCTTCGAGATCTGCGTCGACGAGCCCAGCTCAGACAGCtggaggactccagtggcaacatGGTCCACATCAAGCAGAAGCTCTACCACAACGGCCACCCCAGCCCACGCCACCTCTGA